The following are from one region of the Plasmodium gaboni strain SY75 chromosome 12, whole genome shotgun sequence genome:
- a CDS encoding putative kinesin-7 — GNDEVYKHLARDIILDTFKGINGCILAYGQTGSGKTHSVMGIPDDPGMLPRSLAEFFNGIENPSSLNENNISIGDDDRHSNESNNNNDNNNDNNTKEFLMSVTYLEVYMERVNDLLQEGYRGGAMENLDVKEDPKRGFVVIGIQEETVTSIDEVMLLVAKAEQRRHIAQTNFNETSSRSHTIFTVILESNQVLNDGTSINKKGELKIVDLAGNERAGRAAEGIENSKTLMEEGKAINKSLFVLSEVISKLSKRAQTITTGDEKKIKRIQEDLVFIPWRDSKLTRILSKSLGGNCRASVIVAVHPSHFYLDTSFSTLRFALKCKTIKKKIEVNYLSAEQSVIMQQKELIAKLQNQLKHLATTKNVDMQLSGGRDNKYSTNRKPEDDEKILALKHELEEKVKKFQNFILKSEFHVNSSNYRTLHSIDEHTEKSLKYSMSISNNMKNEYNWLRSLDTNEYDTKWDGFDKYDDQNAKEKFNISKAMDYLKNKSPYKLNSSEMSDILSTGSQKDDSISLNYYNELDELEKLEKNELMKREKKRKENNKEKDRDRDKEKDKEKMDAKSVVSNKVYDDISKLNILESNNFNENKDKFHLKRKETKKKQKMQKRINNMMDYMTKGTLLFKKSKKLKNKNKKKKLKNNNINYDNINDDNINDDNINDDNINDDNINDDNINDDNINDDNINDDNINDDNINDDNINDDNINDDNNNNMDHTFNTKKMRKKNKKKRGQINKIQQICKDKNLYETSSIIQNEIEEDRVKNILKEKGESAFQSFDNNINDTNNGLIKSISSSVKFVSSKERYNNNQKRKSIISNLKEKIEEDLKKKKKIINRNVELNKQIKFIMKLMQKLGLSPILTGTVPPGRNIENVLKLQENLKDDLRLTEYNKKSTNILGINKSIYNENNNGNEIVDGYETKNDNVENTLLNSTLDENENDTEYNETISHVFINEMFFSFVLKIQQKYNNNKGDSLNDIEEILKNEENPYDISKKALEEILGCSIANKVSDIEEKNCMSKQIKDEKNKKTIDSILNMLTPWEQKILALLYEQQKMRQNVQKIKEKFSQRIQNINIFIKKILIDKIEVEKHLNRVLKATENYKEDLLKTSDVDSNFKFAGLMKKLEELSISLAEKNRDFNVLAEFHLNLRKTLEHKDNLIKELQEENKLFYLVPRYNELLQQLDETEEIVTIEDEKGGNISHEEIVNRVPMSDNNNNKCDGNNKCDNNNKCDNNNKCDGNNKCDDNIYDGPITKNKYVKIATKELKKEFLLMYGRLMFSRKKLQEKEVIEHDMRNLNKKIYTELVESISVIKNLESQNKFLEFKLNMENKKKLEKIKKVVKEKEKLNKFIHEIEKRLQNENINFEDLKKEILLNNNISENNLESQDDENEKKDFIEKLENEGNNKNKKKGKKNINKIKKMNIKKKKEENEGSKKTKNYMKEKRVNKNGNNQNEDDHNDEETIDEEKVNNNDDTENNKIYYDQNNSFVKEQNYKNKEYKINNDYKFNKGLKNNVLNPKIHSNLKKKNKIKIKKKNISEEKIKLNRLYEDNHSGLFVGKTNKYEIDEKKKKKKIITNKIGTKNIQPVDGYIGKHMMSDKYLSSNSIINQKLMKTKRRIKNKKYIQSLEVETKSFLDSIRSRNSVMKKKSNNNKNKKKEKKKKKISHKGKTKSNVEKNEPYEENQHKGNNNEEEKEKEIWEDQKYNSSSTDFENNEVRQMLDVEIEKKKSNQMLH; from the coding sequence tTGGAAATGATGAGGTTTACAAGCATTTAGCACGAGATATTATATTGGATACATTTAAAGGAATTAATGGTTGTATTTTGGCGTATGGACAAACCGGATCAGGAAAAACGCACAGTGTCATGGGTATTCCAGATGATCCAGGTATGTTACCAAGATCGCTAGCTGAATTTTTTAATGGTATTGAAAATCCATCTTCATTAAACGAAAACAATATAAGCATTGGTGATGATGATAGACACTCCAATGAGAgtaacaataataatgataataataatgataataatacGAAGGAGTTTTTAATGAGTGTGACTTATTTGGAAGTATATATGGAACGAGTAAATGATTTACTACAAGAAGGCTATAGAGGTGGAGCTATGGAAAATTTAGATGTTAAGGAAGACCCCAAGAGAGGATTTGTTGTTATAGGTATTCAAGAAGAAACTGTAACTTCTATAGATGAAGTTATGCTTCTAGTAGCAAAAGCAGAACAAAGAAGACATATAGCACAAACAAATTTTAATGAAACATCATCCAGATCGCACACAATATTTACAGTTATATTAGAATCGAATCAAGTATTAAATGATGGAACCtctattaataaaaaaggagAATTAAAAATTGTAGATTTGGCTGGTAATGAAAGAGCAGGAAGAGCCGCTGAAGGGATAGAAAATTCCAAAACTCTTATGGAAGAAGGAAAAGCAATAAATAAGAGTTTATTTGTGTTAAGTGAAGTTATATCAAAACTATCTAAAAGAGCTCAAACTATAACAACAGGTgatgagaaaaaaattaaaagaattcAAGAAGATTTGGTTTTCATTCCATGGAGAGATTCAAAATTAACACGAATTTTGAGTAAAAGTTTAGGAGGAAATTGTCGTGCATCTGTTATCGTTGCTGTCCATCCGTCTCATTTCTATTTGGATACGTCATTTTCTACACTTCGTTTTGCTTTAAAATGtaaaacaataaaaaagaaaatcGAAGTGAATTATTTATCAGCTGAGCAATCTGTTATTATGCAACAGAAAGAATTAATAGCAAAGTTACAAAATCAATTGAAACATTTAGCAACAACTAAAAATGTAGATATGCAACTTAGTGGAGGAAGagataataaatattcaaCAAATCGGAAACCAgaagatgatgaaaaaatattagCATTAAAACATGAATTAGAAGAAAAAGTAAAGAAAtttcaaaattttatattaaaatcAGAATTTCATGTTAATTCTAGTAATTATAGGACTCTTCATTCAATTGATGAACATACAGAAAAGTCCTTAAAATATTCCATGTCtatttcaaataatatgaaaaatgaatataattGGTTAAGATCTTTAGATACTAATGAATATGATACCAAGTGGGATGGCTTCGATAAATATGATGATCAGAATGCAAAGGAgaaatttaatatatctaaaGCTATGgattatttaaaaaataagtCACCATATAAATTGAATTCCTCCGAAATGAGTGATATATTATCAACTGGTTCTCAGAAGGACGATTCTATTTCattgaattattataacgAGTTGGATGAATTAGAAAAACTggaaaaaaatgaattaatgaaaagagaaaaaaaaaggaaagaAAACAACAAAGAAAAGGATCGAGATAGagataaagaaaaagataaagaaaaaatggATGCAAAGAGTGTTGTTTCTAATAAGGTCTATGATGATATAAgtaaattaaatattttagaaagtaataattttaatgaaaataaagataagTTTCATTTGAAAAGGAAAGAAACTAAgaagaaacaaaaaatgCAGAAAAGgattaataatatgatgGATTATATGACAAAGGGCACTTTGTTATTTAAGAAAAGTAAAAAGTTgaagaataaaaataaaaaaaaaaaattaaaaaacaataatataaattatgataatataaatgatgataatataaatgatgataatataaatgatgataatattaatgatgataatataaatgatgataatataaatgatgataatataaatgatgataatataaatgatgataatataaatgatgataatattaatgatgataatattaatgatgataatataaatgatgataataataataatatggacCATACCTTTAATACAAAAAAGATgagaaagaaaaataaaaagaaaagaggtcaaataaataaaatacaacAAATTTGTAAAGATAAAAACTTATATGAAACTTCATCTATTATACAGAATGAAATTGAAGAAGATAGAgtgaaaaatattttaaaagaaaaaggTGAATCTGCATTTCAATcttttgataataatataaatgacACTAATAATGGACTTATCAAATCCATTTCCTCTTCTGTAAAATTTGTTTCTTCAAAAgaaagatataataataaccAAAAAAGAAAATCTATCATATCCAATTTGAAGGAAAAGATAGAAGAGGAtttaaagaagaaaaaaaaaattattaatagaAATGTGGAACttaataaacaaataaagTTTATAATGAAGCTTATGCAAAAGCTTGGACTTAGTCCTATATTAACAGGAACAGTTCCACCAGGACGaaatatagaaaatgttttaaaattacaggaaaatttaaaagatgACTTAAGACTTAcagaatataataaaaaatcaacaaatatattgggaataaataaaagtatttataatgaaaataataatggGAATGAAATAGTTGATGGTTATGAAacaaaaaatgataatgtGGAGAATACATTACTAAATAGTACATTAGATGAGAATGAAAATGACACCGAATATAATGAAACTATATCACATGTGTTTATAAATGAAATGTTTTTTTCGTTTGTATTAAAAATACAGCAGAAGTATAATAACAACAAGGGTGATTCATTAAATGATATagaagaaatattaaagaatGAAGAAAATCCATACGATATATCTAAAAAGGCTCTGGAGGAAATCTTAGGTTGTTCTATAGCGAATAAAGTAAGTGatatagaagaaaaaaattgtatgagtaaacaaataaaagatgaaaaaaataagaaaacAATTGATTCGattttaaatatgttaaCACCTTGggaacaaaaaatattggCCCTTTTATATGAACAGCAAAAAATGAGACAGAATGTACAGAAAATTAAGGAGAAGTTTTCACAACGTATTCagaatataaatatctttatcaaaaaaatattaattgACAAAATTGAGGTTGAAAAGCATTTGAATAGAGTATTAAAAGCAACAGAGAATTATAAAGAGGACTTATTAAAAACTTCTGATGTAGATTCGAATTTCAAATTTGCTGGATTAATGAAAAAGTTAGAGGAATTATCCATATCTTTGGCTGAAAAAAATAGAGATTTTAACGTATTGGCAGAGTTCCATTTGAATCTGAGGAAAACCCTTGAACATAAGGATAATTTAATTAAGGAGTTGCAGGaggaaaataaattattttatttagTTCCTAGGTATAATGAACTGTTGCAGCAGTTGGATGAAACTGAGGAGATTGTTACTATTGAAGATGAGAAAGGAGGGAATATTTCGCATGAGGAAATAGTAAATAGGGTTCCTATgagtgataataataataataaatgtgatggtaataataaatgtgataataataataaatgtgataataataataaatgtgatggtaataataaatgtgatgataatatatatgatggTCCTATTACAAAGAATAAGTATGTGAAGATAGCAACAAAGGagttaaaaaaagaattcCTCTTAATGTATGGTAGATTAATGTTTTCAAGAAAGAAACTACAGGAAAAGGAAGTTATTGAACATGATATGAgaaatttaaataaaaagattTACACAGAATTAGTAGAATCCATATctgttataaaaaatttagaGTCTCAAAATAAATTCTTAGAATTTAAATTGaatatggaaaataaaaaaaagttggagaaaattaaaaaagtaGTAAAGGAAAAggaaaaattaaataaatttatacacgaaatagaaaaaaggttacaaaatgaaaatataaattttgaGGATCTCAAAAAAGAAATTCTtcttaataataatatatcagaaaataatttagaaagtcaagatgatgaaaatgaaaagaaagattttatagaaaaattagaaaatgagggaaacaataaaaacaaaaaaaaaggaaaaaaaaatattaacaaaataaaaaaaatgaatataaagaaaaaaaaagaggaAAATGAAGGAAGCAAGAAAAccaaaaattatatgaaagAGAAAAGAGTAAACAAAAATGGaaataatcaaaatgaAGATGATCATAATGATGAGGAAACGATTGATGAGGAGAAagtaaataataatgacgatactgaaaataataaaatatattatgatcaAAATAATAGTTTCGTTAAGgaacaaaattataagaacaaggaatataaaattaataatgaCTATAAATTTAACAAGGGtttgaaaaataatgtattaAATCCAAAAATTCATTCAaatcttaaaaaaaagaacaagatcaaaataaaaaaaaaaaatatatcagaagaaaaaataaaattgaaCAGATTATATGAAGATAACCATAGTGGATTATTTGTAGGTAAAACAAACAAATATGAAAtagatgaaaaaaaaaaaaaaaaaaaaattataacaaataaGATAGGTACGAAGAATATACAACCAGTCGATGGATATATTGGGAAACATATGATGAGTGATAAGTATTTATCAAGTAATAGTATAATTAACCaaaaattaatgaaaaCCAAAAGgagaataaaaaataaaaaatatatacaaagTCTTGAAGTGGAAACAAAGAGTTTTCTCGATTCCATAAGGTCTAGAAATAGTGTCATGAAGAAGAAGAGCAATAACAACAAGaacaagaaaaaagaaaaaaaaaaaaaaaaaatatcacATAAAGGAAAGACAAAGAGTAatgtagaaaaaaatgaaccatatgaagaaaatcagcataaaggaaataataatgaagaagaaaaggaaaaagaaatatgggaagatcaaaaatataattcttcCTCAACTgattttgaaaataatgaagTTCGTCAAATGTTAGATGTGgaaattgaaaaaaaaaaaagtaatcAAATGTTacattaa
- a CDS encoding HSP20-like chaperone, translated as MSTTNILKPKIIIESSKEPRVGQRSSSALSTPFEKNMFSTYSYSNPISNMRSSTHNEYKYNWTKYVNSSQIPHVDEYIKTFEGPNTTYYYETIPLKTNTNNIFEITPSQEELSKISYNPKIEIYSTCDFAVLMMDIPGVSKENLKVELEKGLLKIYGNKYKPHIEELEKRNEYHTKIIERLNEYFFCKIFQMPPAFSEGQNISCKLNDGELVVKILANELKTQKKVIDVQS; from the coding sequence ATGTCTAcaacaaatatattaaaacCCAAAATTATAATTGAATCGTCTAAAGAACCGAGAGTAGGACAGAGAAGTTCTTCAGCATTATCTACGCcatttgaaaaaaatatgtttagCACATATTCATATAGTAACCCTATATCGAACATGAGGAGTAGCACTCATAATgaatacaaatataattggacaaaatatgtaaatagTTCTCAGATACCCCATGTAGAcgaatatataaaaacatttgAAGGACCCAATACGACTTATTACTACGAAACGATTCCTTTAAAAACgaatacaaataatatttttgaaataaCACCATCACAAGAAGAGTTAAGtaaaatatcatataatcCAAAGATAGAAATTTATTCTACTTGTGATTTTGCTGTTTTAATGATGGATATACCAGGGGTGTCTAAAGAGAATTTAAAAGTTGAGTTAGAAAAAGgattattaaaaatttatgGGAATAAGTACAAGCCCCATATTGAAGAATTAGAAAAACGTAATGAATACCATACAAAAATTATTGAAAGACTTAAcgaatattttttttgtaaaatatttcaaatgCCTCCTGCATTTTCAGAAGGACAAAATATATCATGTAAATTGAATGATGGAGAACTTGTGGTCAAAATTTTGGCTAACGAATTGAAAACACAAAAGAAGGTTATAGACGTTCAGTCATAA